One Psychrobacillus glaciei genomic region harbors:
- the yhaM gene encoding 3'-5' exoribonuclease YhaM produces MKGITQLRVGDPVDQFLLIKQSTKGVTTVGKPFMSLVLQDKSGDIEAKLWDTNDEHEKLFAASQIVRVGGEIQDYRGKFQLRVKSIRPVKLEESITINDLVPSAEKPKEELMEELMQYFFEMKNPLIQRITRHLLKKHQTAFMTFPAATKNHHDYASGLIDHVVSMLKLGKAISDLYPTLNKDLLYAGIILHDIGKVLELSGPVATTYTIEGNLLGHITIMVNEISKAAEELQIEGEEVMLLQHMVLSHHGKEEWGSPKRPMVREAEILHYIDNIDAKMNMLNRALDKTNPGEFSERLFALENRSFYKPTFE; encoded by the coding sequence ATGAAAGGTATTACACAACTGCGAGTAGGAGATCCAGTCGATCAATTCTTACTGATTAAACAATCAACAAAAGGGGTTACTACGGTCGGGAAACCATTTATGTCTCTTGTCTTACAAGATAAAAGTGGCGATATTGAAGCGAAACTGTGGGATACAAATGATGAACACGAAAAGTTATTCGCTGCAAGCCAAATCGTTCGAGTTGGTGGAGAAATTCAAGACTATCGGGGGAAATTTCAACTTCGAGTAAAAAGTATTCGACCGGTCAAGTTGGAAGAATCGATTACAATAAATGATCTTGTTCCTTCTGCAGAGAAACCGAAAGAAGAATTGATGGAAGAGTTAATGCAGTATTTCTTTGAAATGAAAAATCCATTAATTCAACGAATTACTCGTCATTTATTAAAAAAACATCAAACGGCATTTATGACCTTTCCAGCTGCAACGAAAAATCACCATGATTATGCCTCTGGATTAATAGATCATGTTGTATCCATGTTGAAGCTTGGCAAAGCAATTAGTGATCTTTACCCAACACTCAATAAGGATCTATTATATGCAGGGATTATTTTGCATGATATAGGGAAGGTGTTAGAGCTTTCTGGTCCAGTAGCAACAACGTATACAATCGAAGGTAACTTACTAGGCCATATCACCATAATGGTAAATGAAATTTCGAAGGCAGCGGAAGAACTTCAAATTGAAGGCGAAGAGGTAATGCTTCTTCAACACATGGTACTTAGTCATCATGGAAAAGAAGAGTGGGGAAGTCCAAAACGTCCGATGGTTCGAGAAGCGGAAATTTTGCATTATATCGATAATATCGATGCAAAAATGAATATGCTAAATCGTGCATTAGATAAAACAAATCCTGGTGAGTTTTCAGAGCGCTTATTTGCATTAGAAAACCGCTCATTCTATAAACCAACTTTTGAATAA
- a CDS encoding ATP-binding protein, which yields MKIEKLHIYGFGKHENVQIDLKSGMNVFFGENEAGKSTIQQFILHILFGFPQKNAQLLRYEPKSGAVYGGKVQLIDEKIGRVVIERVKGKASGDVTLYFEDGTRGGERELDGLLHSYNRVDFEAIFSFSLLQLQGFEKMTEEELTRTLLSSGTTGMDTLSSVETQFVKEMGELFKPSGKKPIINQKIEEIRAMEEEWKSRLAEVDKYEPSTKRLKEIELLLEQTNKQEKNITAEIHRFMQWKQLKPIKEKQISILAALDKVQHQIFPTDGIRRFESIKDKEMSVKAATEQLSDNLEQLTNSNPLLTADQLNSLHTFLAYETEWHQLKAKRVQIEEEHTKTLQNQMQQLALVGIDWEKNLNDIVKADISIHQEEELVTLLKKQEKLESELLQENRLYQLKSEDLLLHQGRLKEMKQSKPSSSGKIPFVFSGIIFLLGLILSFLQSNWLVGLTFLIISVLVFAGFSFVLKTSHQSNDIRTYERLLAKEQQALEAQISQLENTITALELEKKQIERNMQSFLSIYHLNKQVSPNLLKELFSRLRLIQEQQTQLDQMDINLYEVRKKMHDLFEQAKNMANIPLIEDMLFHQLREYYLSEKKKLDENESMSKKIKEITLKREENTSLLQAYARNIQELFQEAKVELESDFYTAFHFFEQRLSLEKELHQIQIQLGNKEIALDDFDEAFENESKEQLHAIQNSRNELMEEKASLHYQTSKLLVEDQQSEILQKMEQKKSELHEYVKKWAAYKTVVEAIKQMMVQLKEERLPEVLEKAQAHFRMLTGAAYERLVLTPEGIFEAIKASGQRFKIAELSQATKEQAYISLRIALAQSLKNKASFPIIMDDPFVHFDRFRLQQVVQLMQELQKEEQLLYFSCHDNMQYVWEDAHILQVATY from the coding sequence ATGAAAATAGAAAAACTCCATATATACGGCTTTGGAAAGCATGAAAACGTCCAAATAGATCTAAAATCAGGCATGAATGTCTTTTTTGGTGAAAATGAAGCTGGAAAATCTACTATTCAACAATTTATTTTGCATATCCTTTTTGGTTTTCCGCAAAAAAATGCACAATTATTAAGATATGAGCCTAAGAGTGGAGCAGTATATGGTGGTAAAGTTCAACTAATAGATGAAAAGATAGGACGCGTTGTAATTGAGCGTGTGAAAGGGAAAGCAAGTGGAGACGTGACTTTATATTTTGAAGATGGAACTCGTGGAGGAGAAAGAGAGTTAGATGGTCTACTACATTCCTATAATCGTGTAGATTTCGAAGCAATTTTTTCTTTCTCCTTGCTACAATTGCAAGGCTTTGAAAAAATGACCGAGGAAGAGCTCACGCGTACTTTACTTTCTTCTGGAACAACCGGAATGGATACATTGTCTAGCGTGGAGACTCAATTTGTAAAAGAAATGGGCGAGTTATTTAAGCCAAGTGGGAAAAAACCAATCATCAATCAAAAAATAGAGGAAATTAGGGCGATGGAGGAAGAATGGAAGTCCCGTTTAGCAGAAGTGGACAAATATGAACCTTCCACTAAACGATTGAAAGAAATCGAATTACTCTTAGAACAGACAAACAAACAAGAAAAAAATATTACGGCCGAAATTCACCGTTTTATGCAATGGAAGCAATTAAAACCGATCAAAGAAAAGCAAATAAGCATTTTAGCTGCTTTAGATAAAGTCCAACATCAAATCTTTCCTACCGATGGAATTCGACGATTTGAAAGTATAAAGGATAAAGAAATGAGTGTGAAAGCTGCAACGGAACAATTAAGTGACAATCTAGAGCAATTAACAAATAGTAATCCACTATTAACAGCAGATCAATTAAATTCTTTACACACCTTCTTAGCATATGAAACAGAATGGCATCAATTGAAAGCAAAAAGAGTACAAATAGAAGAGGAACATACAAAAACTTTGCAAAACCAAATGCAACAATTAGCACTTGTTGGTATCGACTGGGAAAAGAATCTAAACGACATTGTAAAAGCAGACATATCCATTCACCAAGAAGAAGAATTAGTGACGTTATTGAAAAAACAAGAAAAACTAGAAAGTGAATTGCTTCAAGAAAACAGATTGTATCAGCTGAAGTCTGAGGATCTTCTTTTGCACCAAGGACGGTTAAAAGAGATGAAACAGTCGAAACCATCCTCTTCTGGTAAAATTCCCTTTGTTTTTAGTGGTATCATTTTTCTATTAGGACTGATTTTAAGTTTTCTTCAATCTAATTGGTTAGTCGGGCTAACTTTTCTAATAATCAGTGTGCTTGTTTTTGCTGGGTTTTCTTTTGTTCTTAAAACCTCACATCAATCAAATGATATTAGAACATACGAAAGATTATTAGCAAAAGAACAACAAGCATTAGAAGCTCAAATTAGTCAGTTGGAGAATACTATAACTGCATTAGAATTGGAAAAGAAACAGATTGAACGGAATATGCAATCCTTTTTAAGCATCTATCATTTAAATAAACAGGTATCTCCGAATTTATTAAAAGAGTTATTTAGCCGACTACGTTTGATTCAAGAACAACAAACACAATTAGATCAAATGGATATAAATTTATACGAAGTAAGAAAAAAAATGCACGATCTTTTCGAGCAGGCAAAAAATATGGCCAACATTCCATTGATTGAAGATATGCTTTTTCACCAACTACGAGAATATTACTTGAGCGAAAAGAAAAAGCTAGATGAGAATGAGTCAATGAGCAAGAAAATAAAGGAGATTACGCTTAAACGAGAAGAAAATACATCTTTGCTTCAAGCATATGCTCGAAATATTCAAGAACTTTTCCAAGAAGCAAAAGTAGAATTAGAAAGTGATTTTTACACTGCATTCCATTTTTTTGAACAAAGACTTTCTTTAGAAAAAGAATTACACCAGATTCAAATCCAACTAGGAAACAAAGAAATAGCATTAGATGATTTTGACGAAGCATTTGAAAACGAAAGCAAAGAACAGCTACACGCAATCCAAAATAGTAGAAATGAATTAATGGAAGAAAAAGCATCTTTACACTATCAAACAAGTAAACTGTTAGTAGAAGATCAGCAAAGTGAGATTCTACAGAAGATGGAACAGAAGAAGTCAGAACTGCATGAATACGTAAAAAAATGGGCTGCCTACAAAACAGTCGTAGAAGCGATAAAACAAATGATGGTGCAATTAAAAGAAGAACGTCTTCCGGAAGTACTTGAAAAAGCACAAGCCCATTTTAGAATGCTGACGGGTGCTGCATATGAACGGCTAGTATTAACACCAGAAGGAATATTCGAAGCAATTAAAGCAAGTGGACAGCGTTTTAAGATTGCTGAACTCAGTCAAGCTACAAAAGAACAAGCTTATATTTCTCTTCGAATCGCACTTGCACAATCATTAAAAAATAAAGCTTCTTTTCCAATTATTATGGATGATCCATTTGTACATTTCGATCGTTTCCGCTTACAACAAGTGGTACAATTAATGCAGGAGCTACAAAAAGAAGAGCAACTACTTTATTTTTCATGTCATGATAATATGCAATATGTATGGGAAGATGCGCATATTTTACAAGTAGCGACATATTAG
- a CDS encoding metallophosphoesterase family protein produces the protein MTKIRFLHIADLHLDSPFKGISAIPQNRWKDIRESTFQAFTNVIDYAIESKPDFILIVGDIYDGENRSLRAQHLFQKGMEALQTEGISVFISYGNHDHLSGNWVRFQLPNNVQVFQEEVETKRLTVKGNTVHITGFSYKERHVREAMHSFYPVANGQDIHIGMLHGSVEGNDEHSVYAPFRKSDLIDKGYDYWALGHIHKRQILHDEPPIIYPGNTQSRHRNESGLKGFYEVSLTKGHVDLQFIPSSAFIYDKIEVSCEGIIHANELITRIEESLKMYSESNGNAIIELTLTNIENDAEELLQASTKEEWLSIIQESLSAENHFAIVQQLKFDLPKETIKEAEMIMQMIEEWSTSNWKHALKELYQHPKGSRYLDPIEKEFIKETIQEVDQLLTKVVTQRRE, from the coding sequence ATGACAAAAATTCGTTTTCTTCATATTGCAGATTTGCATTTAGACAGTCCATTTAAAGGGATTTCCGCTATTCCGCAAAATAGGTGGAAGGATATACGGGAAAGTACATTCCAAGCTTTTACAAATGTAATAGACTATGCCATTGAAAGCAAACCTGATTTTATCTTGATTGTCGGTGATATTTACGATGGAGAGAATAGGAGCTTACGCGCGCAGCATTTATTTCAAAAAGGGATGGAAGCTTTACAGACAGAGGGAATTTCTGTTTTTATTAGCTACGGCAACCATGATCACTTAAGTGGAAATTGGGTGAGATTTCAGCTTCCTAATAATGTGCAAGTATTTCAAGAAGAAGTGGAAACAAAGAGACTTACCGTCAAAGGAAATACAGTCCATATAACTGGATTCAGCTATAAGGAGCGGCATGTTCGTGAAGCAATGCATTCGTTTTATCCAGTAGCTAATGGACAAGATATTCACATCGGCATGCTACATGGTAGTGTAGAAGGAAATGACGAACATAGTGTCTATGCACCGTTTCGAAAAAGTGATTTGATCGATAAAGGGTATGATTATTGGGCACTAGGACATATTCATAAACGTCAAATTTTACACGATGAGCCTCCCATTATTTATCCAGGTAATACACAAAGTAGGCATAGAAATGAAAGTGGGCTGAAAGGATTTTACGAAGTTTCTTTAACAAAAGGACATGTAGATCTACAATTTATACCTTCCTCCGCTTTTATCTACGATAAAATCGAAGTGTCCTGTGAAGGAATAATCCATGCAAATGAATTAATTACTCGAATAGAAGAATCCCTGAAAATGTACAGTGAATCTAATGGCAACGCAATAATAGAATTGACACTCACAAATATAGAAAATGATGCAGAAGAACTTTTACAAGCGTCGACGAAGGAAGAGTGGCTTTCGATTATTCAAGAGAGTCTCAGTGCAGAAAATCATTTTGCCATCGTTCAACAGCTAAAATTTGACTTGCCAAAAGAAACAATAAAAGAAGCGGAAATGATTATGCAGATGATAGAAGAGTGGAGCACCTCCAATTGGAAGCATGCTTTAAAGGAACTATATCAGCATCCAAAAGGGAGTAGGTATCTGGATCCAATCGAAAAAGAATTTATCAAAGAAACGATACAGGAAGTGGACCAGTTACTGACCAAGGTTGTAACGCAAAGGAGGGAATAA